A DNA window from Burkholderia sp. HI2500 contains the following coding sequences:
- a CDS encoding sugar kinase translates to MAAAFPEILALGEAMIEFNQSQPGRPEFLQGFGGDTSNFCIAAARQGASTGFVSAIGDDPFGRLLADMWRAERVDTTYVRIDRTAPTGVYFVTHGADGHQFDYLRAGSAASRYATGDLPLDALAAAKAVHLSGISLAISTAACDAAFAGIDHARRHGAKVSFDTNLRLKLWPLPRARAVMREALRQTDICLPSWDDVTALTGANDRDAIVDAMLEHGPQVVALKLGKEGAYVATPNERRVVPGFAVEAVDATGAGDCFGGAFVARIVAGDDPFAAARYANAAAALSTTGYGAVAPIPHRDAVERLMQG, encoded by the coding sequence ATGGCCGCCGCATTTCCGGAGATCCTCGCGCTCGGCGAGGCGATGATCGAATTCAACCAGTCGCAGCCGGGCCGGCCTGAATTCCTGCAGGGCTTTGGCGGCGACACGTCGAACTTCTGCATCGCCGCCGCGCGCCAGGGCGCATCGACGGGCTTCGTGTCGGCGATCGGCGACGATCCGTTCGGCCGCCTGCTGGCCGACATGTGGCGCGCGGAACGCGTCGACACGACGTACGTGCGGATCGACCGCACGGCGCCGACCGGCGTGTACTTCGTCACGCATGGCGCCGATGGTCACCAGTTCGACTACCTGCGCGCGGGCTCGGCGGCGAGCCGTTATGCAACAGGTGATCTGCCGCTCGACGCACTGGCCGCCGCGAAGGCCGTGCACCTGTCGGGCATCAGCCTCGCGATCAGCACGGCCGCGTGCGACGCCGCGTTCGCGGGGATCGACCACGCGCGCCGCCACGGCGCGAAGGTCAGCTTCGACACGAACCTGCGGCTGAAGCTGTGGCCGTTGCCGCGGGCTCGCGCGGTGATGCGCGAGGCGCTGCGCCAGACGGACATCTGCCTGCCCAGCTGGGACGACGTGACGGCACTCACGGGCGCGAACGATCGTGATGCAATCGTCGATGCGATGCTCGAACACGGGCCGCAGGTCGTCGCGTTGAAGCTCGGCAAGGAAGGCGCTTACGTGGCGACGCCGAACGAGCGGCGCGTCGTGCCGGGCTTCGCGGTCGAAGCCGTCGACGCGACGGGCGCGGGCGATTGCTTCGGCGGTGCGTTCGTCGCGCGGATCGTCGCGGGCGACGATCCGTTCGCGGCGGCGCGTTATGCGAACGCCGCGGCGGCGCTGTCGACGACGGGCTACGGCGCGGTTGCGCCGATTCCGCACCGCGATGCGGTGGAGCGCCTGATGCAGGGCTGA
- a CDS encoding cystathionine beta-lyase: protein MTASTPKRALQTRIVQPDDVIPEGFRSFVPPVARASTVVFPDLATMRALVWHNDNQWRYGLHATPTSLALAQRLAEIEGGTHALLQPSGLAAIMNVYFGIVKAGDDVLIPHNVYGPNADFGNWLAKDFGITARFYDPLIGAGIADLIQPNTRLIWIEAPGSVTMEVPDVQAITAAAKARGIVTAIDNTFSAGLAFKPFEHGVDISVQALTKYQSGGSDVLMGATITANAALHAQLKLARMRCGVGVSVDDCSLVLRSLPSMQVRFDAHSKSALALAQWLKARPEIAAVLHPQIADCPGHASFMRDFTGAGGLFSVVFDERYSAEQVDRFVESLELFAIGWSWGGACSLAMPYDVASMRPDWAHRGTLVRFYVGLEDEGDLRADIERAMQAALG, encoded by the coding sequence ATGACTGCATCCACTCCCAAGCGCGCACTGCAAACCCGCATCGTTCAACCCGACGACGTGATCCCGGAAGGCTTCCGTTCGTTCGTGCCGCCGGTCGCGCGCGCGTCGACGGTCGTGTTTCCCGATCTCGCGACGATGCGTGCGCTCGTCTGGCACAACGACAACCAGTGGCGCTACGGCCTGCATGCGACGCCGACGTCGCTCGCGCTCGCGCAGCGGCTTGCCGAGATCGAGGGCGGCACGCATGCGCTGCTGCAGCCGTCGGGCCTCGCGGCGATCATGAACGTCTACTTCGGGATCGTGAAAGCCGGCGACGACGTGCTGATTCCGCACAACGTGTACGGGCCGAACGCCGATTTCGGCAACTGGCTCGCGAAGGATTTCGGCATCACCGCGCGCTTCTACGATCCGCTGATCGGCGCCGGCATTGCCGACCTGATCCAGCCGAACACGCGGCTGATCTGGATCGAGGCGCCGGGCTCGGTGACGATGGAAGTGCCGGACGTGCAGGCGATCACGGCGGCCGCGAAGGCGCGCGGCATCGTCACCGCGATCGACAACACCTTTTCGGCCGGGCTCGCATTCAAGCCGTTCGAACACGGCGTCGACATCTCGGTGCAGGCGCTGACCAAGTACCAGTCGGGCGGCAGCGACGTGCTGATGGGGGCGACGATCACCGCGAACGCGGCGCTGCATGCACAGCTGAAGCTCGCGCGGATGCGCTGCGGTGTCGGCGTGTCGGTCGACGATTGCTCGCTCGTGCTGCGCAGCCTGCCGAGCATGCAGGTGCGTTTCGACGCGCACAGCAAGAGCGCGCTTGCGCTCGCGCAATGGCTGAAGGCGCGGCCGGAGATCGCGGCGGTATTGCACCCGCAGATCGCCGATTGCCCGGGGCACGCGTCGTTCATGCGCGATTTCACCGGCGCGGGCGGGTTGTTCTCGGTGGTGTTCGACGAACGCTACAGTGCGGAGCAGGTCGACCGCTTCGTCGAGTCGCTCGAGCTGTTCGCGATCGGCTGGAGCTGGGGCGGCGCGTGCAGCCTCGCGATGCCTTACGACGTCGCGTCGATGCGTCCGGACTGGGCGCATCGCGGCACGCTGGTACGTTTCTATGTCGGCCTGGAAGACGAGGGCGACCTGCGTGCGGACATCGAGCGCGCGATGCAGGCTGCGCTGGGCTGA
- a CDS encoding LysR family transcriptional regulator, giving the protein MASDPIPAPDKPLDLLDVALFVRAALLANVTAAGREFGVSAAVASARIAQLERQLGARLLHRTTRRISLTQDGEVFMAHADTLLSAADAARASVGHGRSEPYGRLKVSMSSSFGRQHVAPVIPAFLRRYPSVSLDLRLSDEIVDLVDDGYDVAIRLGALKDSTLVARKLATNRRVLCCSPAYLAAHGTPRHPADLAQHECVILGDQRDWSFATPQGPLTVRVGGRLVASNGEAIREALVDGFGIAIKSTWDVGPLLTSGALVTVLDDYPFAEDIAIWAVYPSRAHVPLKTLAFITFLAEHFGDPPYWDRADGP; this is encoded by the coding sequence ATGGCCTCCGATCCGATTCCGGCCCCCGACAAGCCGCTCGACCTGCTCGACGTCGCGCTGTTCGTGCGCGCGGCGCTGCTCGCGAACGTCACCGCGGCCGGCCGTGAATTCGGCGTGTCGGCCGCGGTCGCGAGCGCGCGCATCGCGCAACTCGAACGCCAGCTCGGCGCACGGCTGCTGCATCGCACCACGCGCCGCATCAGCCTCACGCAGGACGGTGAAGTCTTCATGGCGCACGCCGACACGCTGCTGTCGGCCGCCGATGCCGCGCGCGCATCGGTCGGCCACGGCCGCTCCGAGCCGTACGGGCGGCTGAAGGTGTCGATGTCGTCGTCGTTCGGTCGCCAGCATGTCGCGCCGGTGATTCCCGCGTTCCTGCGCCGCTATCCGTCCGTGTCGCTCGACCTGCGGCTGTCGGACGAGATCGTCGACCTCGTCGACGACGGCTACGACGTCGCGATCCGCCTCGGCGCGCTGAAGGATTCGACGCTCGTCGCGCGCAAGCTCGCGACGAACCGCCGCGTGCTGTGCTGCTCGCCCGCGTATCTCGCCGCACACGGCACGCCGCGCCATCCGGCCGACCTCGCTCAGCACGAGTGCGTGATCCTCGGCGACCAGCGCGACTGGTCGTTCGCCACGCCGCAAGGCCCGCTCACCGTGCGGGTGGGCGGCCGGCTCGTCGCGAGCAACGGCGAGGCGATCCGCGAAGCGCTCGTCGACGGCTTCGGGATCGCGATCAAGTCGACCTGGGACGTCGGCCCGCTGCTCACGAGCGGCGCGCTCGTCACGGTGCTCGACGACTATCCGTTCGCGGAAGACATCGCGATCTGGGCCGTCTACCCGAGCCGCGCGCACGTTCCGCTGAAGACGCTCGCCTTCATCACGTTCCTGGCCGAGCATTTCGGCGACCCGCCGTACTGGGATCGCGCGGACGGGCCATGA
- a CDS encoding NAD(P)/FAD-dependent oxidoreductase, whose protein sequence is MGHNLLRVVVIGGGIVGASTAWHLARSGAQVTLLEQQTVPAGGVTHWSFGWVGTGSALPSENPPGFSRTLGALPEFARLERELGSLPVTTRGALVWLDSDARTAALIDEQRAAGVHMEALGRREVARMEPRLARLPELIAWAPDDFVVEPINLTHQLLAGAQAAGAEIRCGCAVEAVDTRNGHAVGVHTVHGHVPADVVVLANAASAVAIAAGLGVSLPVREEPAVLMRFAAKPGLISHLLYGQDLEVRVGPSGSLLSAADPPEEGDSGLAALAVRTASDISALFAEPPTLTPLSAKLALRPMTSDGVPINGFLPGVAGVYAVVVHPGVILAPQLGRLAANAIMDA, encoded by the coding sequence ATGGGACACAACCTGCTGCGCGTCGTCGTGATCGGTGGTGGCATCGTCGGTGCATCCACCGCATGGCATCTTGCGCGATCGGGCGCACAGGTCACGCTGCTGGAACAGCAGACGGTGCCCGCGGGCGGCGTGACTCACTGGTCGTTCGGCTGGGTGGGTACCGGCAGCGCGCTTCCTTCTGAAAACCCGCCCGGATTCTCGCGCACGCTCGGAGCGCTCCCGGAGTTCGCGAGGCTCGAGCGTGAGCTGGGTTCGTTGCCGGTGACGACGCGCGGGGCACTTGTCTGGCTGGACTCGGATGCGCGGACGGCTGCCCTGATCGACGAGCAGCGCGCGGCGGGCGTGCACATGGAAGCGTTGGGGCGTCGGGAGGTGGCGCGGATGGAGCCGCGTCTTGCACGGCTTCCAGAGTTGATCGCATGGGCACCGGATGATTTCGTGGTCGAGCCGATCAACCTCACGCATCAGTTGCTGGCGGGTGCACAAGCGGCCGGCGCGGAGATCCGGTGCGGTTGTGCAGTCGAAGCGGTCGACACGCGCAATGGGCACGCTGTCGGTGTGCATACCGTGCACGGGCATGTGCCTGCGGATGTCGTCGTTCTGGCGAATGCGGCTTCCGCGGTTGCCATTGCCGCAGGCCTCGGTGTGTCGTTGCCGGTTCGCGAGGAGCCGGCCGTGTTGATGCGTTTTGCTGCCAAGCCCGGTCTCATCAGCCACTTGCTCTATGGACAGGATCTTGAAGTGCGGGTCGGCCCGTCGGGGAGCCTGCTGTCAGCCGCGGATCCTCCGGAAGAGGGGGACAGTGGGCTTGCAGCGCTTGCTGTGCGTACGGCCTCGGACATTTCGGCGCTGTTTGCCGAGCCGCCGACCCTCACGCCGCTCTCCGCGAAATTGGCGTTGCGGCCGATGACGAGCGACGGGGTGCCGATCAACGGATTTTTGCCCGGTGTTGCAGGCGTTTATGCCGTTGTCGTGCATCCCGGCGTGATCCTGGCGCCCCAGCTTGGGCGATTGGCGGCGAACGCGATCATGGATGCGTGA
- a CDS encoding M16 family metallopeptidase, which produces MKQVRFNPLRTWLVWFAVLWLPVAAQAGIAERVVRAQAGSITLLTYSMSPQEMVSLTGVMPLGDADTASKAANPAVPLLTGMLLQEGSTRRDKVAISALLESLGAQLSFQTDGGYVGIHGQSLTKDLPTLIDLMAEQLRLPAFKPEELAKAKSRLEAAIRNAAENPSARATEALNRSIYPAAHLNAPVPRERMLDAIAAATLDDIKAFHQAYYGPAHMTLVVVGGADPRRLQSMVTEAFAGWSGGRALVRQGPPRKASRPDTQRIAMGDKESVSVMLGQAIDLRANDADYLPLSAGVNILGNGFTGRLMAGVRDKEGLTYGIRAGLSGLSLMDGGFVITSSFAPPLLNKGVASTRRILDAWWKQGVTQAELDARKDGMIGRHQVAMETTGQMAAMIAQTVLQDRPLSDLDTYPERVRALTVEQVNTAIRTYLDPDKMTLVEAGTFAEK; this is translated from the coding sequence ATGAAGCAGGTTCGTTTCAACCCTCTGCGGACGTGGCTCGTGTGGTTCGCCGTGCTATGGCTGCCTGTCGCGGCTCAGGCAGGCATCGCCGAGCGCGTCGTGCGCGCCCAGGCCGGCAGCATCACGCTATTGACCTATTCGATGTCGCCGCAGGAAATGGTCTCCCTGACCGGGGTGATGCCCCTGGGCGATGCCGACACCGCCAGCAAGGCGGCCAATCCCGCCGTGCCGTTGCTGACGGGCATGTTGCTGCAGGAGGGCAGCACCCGTCGCGACAAGGTGGCGATCTCCGCGCTGCTGGAAAGCCTGGGTGCTCAGTTGTCGTTCCAGACCGACGGCGGCTATGTCGGCATACACGGCCAAAGCCTGACCAAGGATTTGCCGACGCTGATCGACCTGATGGCCGAGCAGTTGCGCCTGCCGGCCTTCAAGCCGGAGGAGCTGGCCAAGGCCAAGAGCCGGCTGGAGGCCGCGATCCGTAACGCCGCAGAAAACCCGTCGGCTCGGGCCACCGAGGCGCTGAATCGGTCCATTTACCCCGCTGCCCACCTCAACGCACCGGTGCCGCGCGAACGGATGCTCGACGCGATCGCCGCTGCCACGCTGGACGACATCAAGGCCTTTCATCAAGCCTATTACGGGCCCGCCCACATGACACTGGTCGTGGTCGGCGGCGCGGACCCTCGCCGCCTGCAGTCCATGGTGACCGAAGCCTTCGCGGGCTGGAGCGGGGGCCGGGCACTCGTGCGACAGGGCCCGCCACGCAAAGCAAGCCGGCCCGACACGCAGCGCATCGCCATGGGGGACAAGGAATCCGTCAGCGTGATGCTGGGTCAGGCCATCGACCTGCGCGCCAACGATGCCGACTATCTGCCCCTCAGCGCGGGTGTCAACATCCTGGGCAACGGCTTCACCGGCCGCCTGATGGCAGGGGTCCGCGACAAGGAGGGCCTGACCTATGGCATCCGCGCCGGCCTGTCCGGGCTCTCCCTGATGGACGGCGGATTCGTCATCACCAGCAGCTTCGCCCCGCCCCTGCTGAACAAGGGCGTCGCCAGCACGCGGCGGATTCTGGATGCCTGGTGGAAACAGGGCGTGACCCAAGCGGAACTGGATGCACGCAAGGACGGCATGATCGGCCGCCATCAAGTTGCGATGGAAACCACCGGGCAGATGGCCGCCATGATCGCCCAGACGGTGCTCCAGGACCGCCCGCTGAGTGACCTGGACACTTATCCCGAGCGCGTCCGCGCGTTGACCGTCGAGCAGGTCAACACCGCCATCCGCACGTACCTGGACCCCGACAAGATGACGTTGGTGGAAGCAGGCACGTTTGCGGAGAAATAA
- a CDS encoding zinc-binding alcohol dehydrogenase family protein yields the protein MKAVGLTRYLPIDDPQALLDVELPQPVPGSRDLLVKVEAISVNPVDFKVRAPKPQVEDTPRVLGWDAAGTVVAVGADVTLFRPGDEVFYAGSITRPGANSEFHTVDERIAALKPRTLDFAASAALPLTALTAWEALFDRLRVSPQGADAGKSVLIIGGAGGVGSIAIQLAKALGKLHVIATASRPASTEWVRSLGADMVVDHFGDLPAQLREAGYPNVDYVLIFNDTDRHFPAAAEVIRPQGGICTIVENDKPVPVELLKAKSAAFHWEFMFTRAMFETPDMIEQHRILGEVARLVDGGTLRTTVGEQLGTINAANVRRAHQLLEAGRSIGKLVLSGF from the coding sequence ATGAAAGCCGTTGGACTGACCCGTTATCTGCCGATCGACGACCCGCAAGCGCTGCTCGACGTGGAGCTGCCGCAGCCCGTGCCGGGCTCGCGCGACCTGCTCGTGAAGGTCGAGGCGATTTCCGTGAACCCGGTGGACTTCAAGGTGCGCGCGCCGAAGCCGCAGGTCGAGGACACGCCGCGCGTACTCGGCTGGGATGCGGCCGGCACGGTGGTCGCGGTCGGCGCCGATGTCACGCTGTTCCGGCCCGGCGACGAAGTGTTCTACGCGGGCAGCATCACGCGGCCGGGCGCGAACAGCGAATTCCATACGGTCGACGAGCGGATCGCCGCGCTGAAGCCGCGCACGCTCGATTTCGCCGCATCCGCGGCGCTGCCGCTCACCGCGCTGACCGCGTGGGAAGCGCTGTTCGACCGGCTTCGCGTGTCGCCGCAGGGCGCGGACGCCGGCAAGTCGGTGCTGATCATCGGCGGCGCGGGGGGCGTGGGTTCGATCGCGATCCAGCTCGCGAAGGCGCTCGGCAAGCTGCACGTGATCGCAACTGCATCTCGGCCGGCGTCGACCGAGTGGGTGCGCTCGCTGGGCGCGGATATGGTGGTCGACCATTTCGGCGACCTGCCTGCGCAGCTGCGCGAGGCCGGGTATCCGAATGTCGACTACGTGCTGATTTTCAACGACACGGATCGTCACTTTCCTGCCGCTGCGGAGGTCATCCGGCCGCAGGGCGGCATTTGCACGATCGTCGAGAACGACAAGCCGGTGCCGGTCGAACTGCTGAAGGCGAAGAGCGCGGCGTTTCATTGGGAATTCATGTTCACGCGCGCCATGTTCGAGACGCCGGACATGATCGAGCAGCACCGGATCCTCGGCGAAGTCGCCCGGCTCGTCGACGGCGGCACGCTGCGCACCACGGTCGGCGAACAGCTCGGCACGATCAACGCGGCGAACGTGCGGCGCGCGCACCAGCTGCTCGAGGCCGGACGCTCGATCGGCAAGCTCGTGCTGAGCGGCTTCTGA
- the serB gene encoding phosphoserine phosphatase SerB translates to MTHNLVIQSLAPLSDTHHKPLLALSRGTRIVQTDDHALRIDNANPAQRLDIDAYCGTHALDFAFVEAGLSLGDFGLAVMDMDSTLITIECIDEIADFCGLKTQVAEITEASMRGEIRDFNESLTRRVALLAGLDAHALERVYEERLQLSPGAEKMLAGVKAAGMKTLLVSGGFTFFTERLKARLGLDYAHANTLEIVDGKLTGKVLGEIVNADVKARLLRETCASLGLEPRRAIAMGDGSNDLKMMAEAGLSVAYHAKPVVRDAATVAFDHVGLDGLLRLF, encoded by the coding sequence ATGACCCACAACCTCGTCATCCAGAGTCTTGCGCCGCTGTCGGACACCCATCACAAACCGCTGCTCGCGCTGTCGCGCGGCACCCGCATCGTGCAGACCGACGATCATGCGCTGCGGATCGACAACGCGAACCCGGCGCAACGCCTCGACATCGATGCTTACTGCGGCACGCACGCGCTCGACTTCGCGTTCGTCGAGGCCGGCCTCTCGCTCGGCGATTTCGGGCTCGCCGTGATGGACATGGATTCGACGCTGATCACGATCGAGTGCATCGACGAGATCGCCGATTTCTGCGGGCTGAAAACGCAGGTCGCCGAGATCACCGAAGCGTCGATGCGCGGCGAAATCCGCGACTTCAACGAAAGCCTCACGCGCCGCGTCGCGCTGCTGGCCGGGCTCGACGCGCACGCGCTCGAACGCGTGTACGAGGAACGGCTGCAACTGTCGCCGGGCGCCGAGAAGATGCTCGCCGGCGTGAAGGCCGCCGGCATGAAGACGCTGCTCGTGTCGGGCGGCTTCACGTTCTTCACCGAACGGCTGAAGGCGCGCCTCGGCCTCGACTACGCGCATGCGAACACGCTCGAGATCGTCGACGGCAAGCTGACCGGCAAGGTGCTCGGCGAGATCGTCAACGCCGACGTAAAGGCGCGCCTGCTGCGCGAGACGTGCGCGTCGCTCGGCCTCGAGCCGCGTCGCGCGATCGCGATGGGCGACGGGTCGAACGACCTGAAGATGATGGCCGAAGCCGGGCTGTCGGTCGCGTACCACGCGAAGCCCGTCGTGCGCGATGCGGCGACGGTCGCGTTCGATCACGTCGGCCTCGACGGGCTGCTGCGGCTGTTCTGA
- the rimO gene encoding 30S ribosomal protein S12 methylthiotransferase RimO, translating into MSQSPKVGFVSLGCPKALVDSEQIITQLRAEGYEISGTYDGADLVVVNTCGFIDEAVQESLDAIGEALTENGKVIVTGCLGAKSSASGSNLIEEVHPKVLAVTGPHAVGEVMQAVHSHLPKPHDPFTDLVPAAGIKLTPRHYAYLKISEGCNHRCTFCIIPSMRGDLVSRPVAEVMLEAENLFKSGVKELLVISQDTSAYGVDVKYRTGFWNGKPIKTRMTDLVAALGELAAQYGAWVRLHYVYPYPSVDEVIPLMAEGPFKGHVLPYLDVPFQHAHPEVLKRMKRPANAEKVLERVQKWREICPDLTIRSTFIAGFPGETEEQFETLLDFIREAELDRVGCFAYSPVEGATANELDGALPDEVREERRARFMEVAEEVSANRIQRKVGKTLKVLIDEVSEEGGIGRTAADAPEIDGVVYVEPAAKASKRYKVGDFVSVKITGADGHDLWGEV; encoded by the coding sequence ATGTCCCAATCCCCCAAAGTAGGGTTCGTATCCCTCGGGTGCCCGAAGGCGCTCGTCGACTCCGAACAGATCATCACGCAACTGCGCGCCGAAGGTTATGAAATCTCCGGCACCTACGACGGTGCCGACCTCGTCGTCGTGAACACCTGCGGCTTCATCGACGAAGCCGTGCAGGAAAGCCTCGACGCGATCGGTGAAGCGCTGACCGAGAACGGCAAGGTGATCGTCACCGGCTGTCTCGGCGCCAAGTCGAGCGCCAGCGGCTCGAACCTGATCGAGGAAGTCCACCCGAAGGTGCTCGCCGTCACCGGCCCGCACGCGGTGGGCGAAGTGATGCAGGCCGTGCATTCGCACCTGCCGAAGCCGCATGACCCGTTCACCGATCTCGTGCCCGCGGCCGGCATCAAGCTTACGCCGCGCCACTACGCGTACCTGAAGATCTCCGAAGGCTGCAACCACCGCTGCACGTTCTGCATCATCCCGTCGATGCGCGGCGACCTCGTGTCGCGCCCGGTCGCGGAAGTGATGCTGGAAGCCGAGAACCTGTTCAAGTCGGGCGTGAAGGAACTGCTCGTGATCTCGCAGGACACGAGCGCGTACGGCGTCGACGTGAAGTACCGCACGGGTTTCTGGAACGGCAAGCCGATCAAGACGCGCATGACCGACCTGGTCGCCGCGCTCGGCGAACTCGCCGCGCAGTACGGCGCATGGGTGCGCCTGCATTACGTGTATCCGTATCCGAGCGTCGACGAAGTGATTCCGCTGATGGCCGAAGGCCCGTTCAAGGGCCACGTGCTGCCGTACCTCGACGTGCCGTTCCAGCACGCGCACCCGGAAGTGCTGAAGCGCATGAAGCGTCCGGCGAACGCCGAGAAGGTGCTCGAGCGTGTGCAGAAGTGGCGCGAGATCTGCCCGGACCTGACGATTCGCAGCACGTTCATCGCGGGCTTCCCCGGCGAGACGGAAGAGCAGTTCGAAACGCTGCTCGACTTCATCCGCGAAGCGGAACTCGATCGCGTCGGCTGCTTCGCGTATTCGCCGGTCGAAGGCGCGACGGCGAACGAACTCGACGGCGCGCTGCCGGATGAAGTCCGCGAGGAACGCCGCGCGCGCTTCATGGAAGTTGCCGAGGAAGTGTCGGCGAACCGCATCCAGCGCAAGGTCGGCAAGACGCTCAAGGTGCTGATCGACGAAGTCAGCGAGGAAGGCGGGATCGGTCGCACGGCGGCGGATGCGCCGGAGATCGACGGCGTCGTTTATGTCGAGCCGGCGGCGAAGGCATCGAAGCGCTACAAGGTCGGCGATTTCGTGTCCGTGAAGATCACGGGCGCAGACGGCCACGATCTGTGGGGCGAGGTGTAA
- a CDS encoding M16 family metallopeptidase, with protein sequence MAQPVEVPGFTHVRSVGGIDEYRLDANGLTVLAAPDSAATVVSFQVLYQVGSRNEAAGTTGDTHLLEHLMFKGSRHYNKALGNSLNSYMERVGATFNATTSMDRTNYFGTLGRDALEGYIAIEADRMRNLLLRPEDLASEMTVVRNEYERGENSPFTALFQQVMATAYQAHPYHHPTIGWRSDIEHASVDKLRRFYDTFYWPDNATVILVGDFRPDQALGWVRQYYGGIPRAPKAIPAVTTEEPPQQGPRRLVLKRAGATGSLIIAFKGPRALDPDAAALTVLGLVLSQGKSSRLYRALVDTTVATQAGAGFHALRDPGPFVVTVSLPPDAKHEQAEKIAWTELERIKTEGVTREDIQRVLGPYRADQVYQRDGVRATSARLGHAVSLGDWTRFVTELEELEKVTPADVQRVARKYLVENQSTTGWFVPEKS encoded by the coding sequence ATGGCCCAACCCGTCGAGGTACCGGGCTTTACCCACGTGCGCTCCGTGGGCGGCATCGACGAATACCGTCTGGATGCCAACGGCCTTACCGTGCTTGCCGCGCCCGATTCCGCCGCGACGGTGGTCAGTTTCCAGGTGTTGTACCAGGTGGGTTCACGCAACGAAGCCGCGGGCACGACCGGTGACACTCACCTGCTCGAGCACCTGATGTTCAAGGGCAGCCGGCACTACAACAAGGCGCTCGGCAATTCACTGAACAGCTACATGGAGCGCGTGGGCGCGACCTTCAACGCCACCACGTCGATGGACCGCACCAACTACTTCGGCACGCTCGGGCGCGATGCGCTGGAAGGCTACATCGCGATCGAGGCCGACCGCATGCGCAACCTCCTGCTGCGCCCGGAAGACCTGGCCAGCGAGATGACGGTCGTACGCAACGAGTACGAGCGAGGCGAGAACAGTCCTTTCACCGCCTTGTTCCAGCAGGTCATGGCCACGGCTTACCAGGCGCATCCCTACCACCATCCCACCATCGGCTGGCGTAGCGACATCGAGCATGCGAGCGTGGACAAGCTGCGCCGTTTCTACGACACCTTCTACTGGCCGGACAACGCCACCGTCATCCTGGTCGGCGATTTCCGGCCGGACCAGGCGTTGGGGTGGGTCAGGCAGTATTACGGCGGCATCCCGCGCGCGCCCAAGGCCATTCCCGCTGTCACGACCGAAGAGCCGCCGCAGCAAGGGCCGCGAAGGCTGGTGCTCAAACGCGCGGGCGCAACGGGCAGTCTGATCATCGCCTTCAAGGGGCCGCGCGCGCTCGACCCCGATGCGGCTGCGTTGACCGTACTGGGCCTGGTATTGAGCCAGGGCAAGAGCAGCCGGCTGTATCGCGCACTGGTCGACACCACGGTTGCCACGCAAGCCGGCGCCGGCTTCCATGCGCTGCGCGATCCCGGTCCGTTCGTCGTGACGGTCAGCCTGCCGCCCGACGCGAAACACGAGCAGGCCGAGAAAATCGCCTGGACCGAACTGGAGCGGATCAAGACCGAGGGCGTCACTCGCGAGGATATCCAGCGGGTGCTGGGCCCTTACCGGGCCGATCAGGTCTACCAGCGTGACGGCGTCCGCGCGACGTCCGCCCGATTGGGCCACGCGGTCTCGCTGGGCGACTGGACACGGTTCGTCACCGAGCTTGAAGAACTGGAAAAGGTGACGCCCGCCGATGTGCAGCGCGTCGCCCGCAAGTACCTCGTTGAAAACCAGAGCACCACCGGCTGGTTCGTCCCGGAGAAATCGTAA